One Aquila chrysaetos chrysaetos chromosome 22, bAquChr1.4, whole genome shotgun sequence genomic window carries:
- the CXXC5 gene encoding CXXC-type zinc finger protein 5 isoform X1 → MSNSGSHQDTGNKPETEKNNQDDSQPPISSERRNKSGIISEPLNKSLKKSRPLSHYSTFGSSSSVSEHSEKGNPLANGNEATVDKSHSTSKHKNISSMLSKLDRVSEISSEGQTALQQFAQSTEMLKRVVQEHLPLASDHGTGISDMEAVSAAETMNGPSDFPYLGAFPINPGLFIMTPAGVFLAESALHMAGLAEYPMQNELASAINSGKKKRKRCGMCPPCRRRINCEQCSSCRNRKTGHQICKFRKCEELKKKPSAALEKVMLPTGAAFRWFQ, encoded by the exons ATGTCAAATTCGGGCTCCCATCAAGACACTGGGAACAAGCCAGAGAcggaaaaaaataaccaagatGACTCTCAACCCCCCATCAGCTCCGAGAGGAGGAACAAAAGTGGAATAATAAGTGAACCTTTGAACAAAAGTCTTAAGAAGTCCCGTCCACTCTCCCACTATTCCACCTTTGGTAGCAGCAGCTCGGTAAGCGAACATTCAGAGAAAGGCAACCCCTTAGCTAATGGCAACGAAGCGACTGTGGATAAAAGTCATTCTACCTCAAAGCACAAAAACATCTCTAGTATGCTGAGCAAATTAGACCGGGTGTCGGAGATCTCCTCAGAAGGACAGACCGCCCTACAACAGTTTGCTCAGTCGACAGAAATGCTCAAAAGAGTGGTACAGGAGCATCTTCCTCTAGCAAGCGACCACGGGACTGGTATCTCTGACATGGAGGCAGtctcagctgcagagacaaTGAACGGCCCCTCTGATTTTCCTTACCTGGGGGCTTTTCCCATCAACCCAGGCCTTTTCATTATGACCCCTGCCGGCGTGTTTCTGGCAGAGAGCGCGCTCCATATGGCTGGCTTGGCAGAGTATCCCATGCAGAATGAGTTGGCATCTGCCATCAATTCGGGGAAAAAGAAACGGAAAAGATGCGGCATGTGCCCGCCCTGCCGAAGACGGATAAACTGCGAGCAGTGCAGCAGTTGTAGGAATCGCAAAACTGGCCACCAGATTTGCAAATTCCGAAAATGTGAAGAACTCAAAAAGAAGCCTTCTGCAGCACTGGAG aaGGTGATGCTTCCTACAGGAGCCGCGTTCAGATGGTTCCAGTAG
- the CXXC5 gene encoding CXXC-type zinc finger protein 5 isoform X2 codes for MSNSGSHQDTGNKPETEKNNQDDSQPPISSERRNKSGIISEPLNKSLKKSRPLSHYSTFGSSSSVSEHSEKGNPLANGNEATVDKSHSTSKHKNISSMLSKLDRVSEISSEGQTALQQFAQSTEMLKRVVQEHLPLASDHGTGISDMEAVSAAETMNGPSDFPYLGAFPINPGLFIMTPAGVFLAESALHMAGLAEYPMQNELASAINSGKKKRKRCGMCPPCRRRINCEQCSSCRNRKTGHQICKFRKCEELKKKPSAALEVMLPTGAAFRWFQ; via the exons ATGTCAAATTCGGGCTCCCATCAAGACACTGGGAACAAGCCAGAGAcggaaaaaaataaccaagatGACTCTCAACCCCCCATCAGCTCCGAGAGGAGGAACAAAAGTGGAATAATAAGTGAACCTTTGAACAAAAGTCTTAAGAAGTCCCGTCCACTCTCCCACTATTCCACCTTTGGTAGCAGCAGCTCGGTAAGCGAACATTCAGAGAAAGGCAACCCCTTAGCTAATGGCAACGAAGCGACTGTGGATAAAAGTCATTCTACCTCAAAGCACAAAAACATCTCTAGTATGCTGAGCAAATTAGACCGGGTGTCGGAGATCTCCTCAGAAGGACAGACCGCCCTACAACAGTTTGCTCAGTCGACAGAAATGCTCAAAAGAGTGGTACAGGAGCATCTTCCTCTAGCAAGCGACCACGGGACTGGTATCTCTGACATGGAGGCAGtctcagctgcagagacaaTGAACGGCCCCTCTGATTTTCCTTACCTGGGGGCTTTTCCCATCAACCCAGGCCTTTTCATTATGACCCCTGCCGGCGTGTTTCTGGCAGAGAGCGCGCTCCATATGGCTGGCTTGGCAGAGTATCCCATGCAGAATGAGTTGGCATCTGCCATCAATTCGGGGAAAAAGAAACGGAAAAGATGCGGCATGTGCCCGCCCTGCCGAAGACGGATAAACTGCGAGCAGTGCAGCAGTTGTAGGAATCGCAAAACTGGCCACCAGATTTGCAAATTCCGAAAATGTGAAGAACTCAAAAAGAAGCCTTCTGCAGCACTGGAG GTGATGCTTCCTACAGGAGCCGCGTTCAGATGGTTCCAGTAG